A region from the Mustela erminea isolate mMusErm1 chromosome 10, mMusErm1.Pri, whole genome shotgun sequence genome encodes:
- the NECAP2 gene encoding adaptin ear-binding coat-associated protein 2 isoform X5, with protein MEEGEYESVLCVKPEVHVYRIPPRATNRGYRAAEWQLDQPSWSGRLRITAKGQVAYIKLEDRTSGELFAQAPVDQFPGTAVESVTDSSRYFVIRIEDGNGRRAFIGIGFVDRGDAFDFNVALQDHFKWVKQQCEFAKQAQNPDQGPKLDLGFKEGQTIKLNIAKIQVMSSGLVGV; from the exons ATGGAGGAGGGAGAGTACGAGTCGGTGCTCTGTGTCAAGCCGGAGGTCCACGTCTACCGCATCCCGCCGCGAGCCACCAACCGTGGTTACAG GGCCGCGGAGTGGCAGCTGGACCAGCCATCATGGAGTGGCCGGCTGCGGATCACTGCAAAAGGGCAGGTGGCCTACATCAAGCTGGAGGACAGGACCTCAG GGGAGCTCTTTGCTCAGGCCCCAGTGGATCAGTTTCCTGGCACGGCCGTCGAGAGCGTGACGGATTCCAGCAGGTACTTCGTTATCCGCATCGAAGATGGAAACG GGCGCCGGGCATTTATTGGAATTGGCTTCGTGGACCGAGGCGATGCCTTTGACTTCAACGTTGCGCTGCAGGACCACTTCAA GTGGGTGAAACAGCAGTGTGAATTTGCGAAACAGGCCCAGAACCCAGACCAGGGCCCCAAGTTGGACCTAGGCTTCAAAGAGGGCCAGACCATCAAGCTCAACATCGCG AAAATACAGGTCATGTCCAGTGGACTGGTCGGGGTGTGA
- the NECAP2 gene encoding adaptin ear-binding coat-associated protein 2 isoform X6, which yields MEEGEYESVLCVKPEVHVYRIPPRATNRGYRAAEWQLDQPSWSGRLRITAKGQVAYIKLEDRTSGELFAQAPVDQFPGTAVESVTDSSRYFVIRIEDGNGRRAFIGIGFVDRGDAFDFNVALQDHFKWVKQQCEFAKQAQNPDQGPKLDLGFKEGQTIKLNIA from the exons ATGGAGGAGGGAGAGTACGAGTCGGTGCTCTGTGTCAAGCCGGAGGTCCACGTCTACCGCATCCCGCCGCGAGCCACCAACCGTGGTTACAG GGCCGCGGAGTGGCAGCTGGACCAGCCATCATGGAGTGGCCGGCTGCGGATCACTGCAAAAGGGCAGGTGGCCTACATCAAGCTGGAGGACAGGACCTCAG GGGAGCTCTTTGCTCAGGCCCCAGTGGATCAGTTTCCTGGCACGGCCGTCGAGAGCGTGACGGATTCCAGCAGGTACTTCGTTATCCGCATCGAAGATGGAAACG GGCGCCGGGCATTTATTGGAATTGGCTTCGTGGACCGAGGCGATGCCTTTGACTTCAACGTTGCGCTGCAGGACCACTTCAA GTGGGTGAAACAGCAGTGTGAATTTGCGAAACAGGCCCAGAACCCAGACCAGGGCCCCAAGTTGGACCTAGGCTTCAAAGAGGGCCAGACCATCAAGCTCAACATCGCG